TTTAGAAAATCTGCAGAACAATTCTGGTAAAAGCAGATGTAGAAGAGGTAGGAAGAGTTTTGCAACCAAATGTCTTTCACCAAATACATCAGCTTAGATGAATTCTTCCCATTTAAGCATGACTTTCATCTTTCACAGTGAGGTAAAAATGGGTCATTTTGGAAAACCTGTATCAtggaaaaacaaccaaactCTGAGCCTAGAGTTAAAAGCAGAAGTCATCTCTGAGAACATGGTCTCTAGTGGAACATGAGTCAGGTGGAAGAAATATAGGTCAGACCTGATGAAAGTGGAATCTTTTGCTATGTGTTAAAAATCTTAACTAATTGAAATAAATTGCCTGCTTCCATCAAGGCTGTTTGATTTCAGCCTATGGAAAACAACTGCAAAAACCTGACTGTATGAAATGcttaccagaaaaaaacaaaccacaactcAGTAGCACTGAGCTTCCAGAAATGCAGCACTCACATTTCACTGGCAAAATGTCTaatacagagaaaagagaaCGTACCTTATTCAAGGGTTTCTTCTGAGCACAGTTTATGCCTCCAACAAAGATCATATTAGGCATTATTGGTCTGACGTACTCAAAGACAAAGTCAAATCTCAGAAGCCAAACAGATGCAATGTTCAGGAGGTCCATCAGGGACATATCTCTCTGAAGAAGCTCAGAGGAAAACTTGATAGCATCTGCATAGAAGCCATTACAGTATCCCAGCTCCAGGAAGGCAACCAGTGCATTTTCCACTCTCTGGAAAAAAGTCATTTGGTCTGAGTTGAAGGTAAATAGCCTTGGGACATAGGGCAGAGGGTTTGGGCACTGTGGTGCTTCATAGTGTAAGCTGCAAGGAAATCCCCTCATGAAGAACACAATAGGAAGAGACAAATAATGAGCAAGTATTGGTCCACACATGAAGACAGGGTCTGTTAGGATAGCATCAAAGCCACTTTGATTCAAGTACTGCAGTGTCTCCCTGCTGTTGAACAGGTCCTTGCATTGAACAAAGAAGGTACTGAAAACATGGCCTGAGACATTGTACAGTTCTAGAATGTTGAGAGGGAAAGGCCGACCCTTCAGGTGAGCTGCAGCATACTCTTCAAAGGCATTATCCAGCTCTTCCAGTGTTTGAGTCACTGGGTATGTTTTCACTGTGTATGCCTGGGATGCTTCCATCTTCCAGCTTACTTCTGgcatcaccaccaccacttcGTGTCCTCTCTCACTGAGCTTCTCGACCACTTGCTGCAGGCTAAGCCAGTGGCTTCCAACCATGGGCACGACCAGGAGTTTCCCTCCATCTGTGAGGCCAGGCAGGAGAAGGATAAAAATCCAGGCACAGCAAAGCTGCGAAGTCATGTTCCTGTGCTCACAGTACTGACTTCAGAGAGTCTTCTCCTTCAGGCAATATAGTTGTGAAGGTGTTGCATTTATCTTGTTGAGTACAGGCTTTTTATAATCTTGTAGTTAATGATTCACTGCTTTGGGctgagggtgtttttttttcctcactacCAGTAAAAACAAACGCGGTGGCCCATTTTGTGCTGAGTCATTGGAGTTCCTCAGTGTTCAATGGAGAAACATCTCCTCAACATGCCAGTCACATTACCTTGGACTTTTCTCTTGATCCTTGCTGTGTTCCATCTTATCTCTTGGTCAGGCCAGGCAAGTCTGGTGCAAAGACTTCTAGAATAACttttgagaaaattatttagttGCTCAGCAAGGAGAGAAGCTCTGAGGTaagagtgaaaagaaaaacccactgAGAATGTTTTATGTGCTTATGCACGCTAAgtgaaaaaatgtgaataacAACTGTAACGTGTTATTTCCAGATTTATATAAACATCATATAAAAATTATGGAAGGCAGCGAGTTTaataaacagcatttaaaaaaaaaaaaaaaagttttggctATTTTGTAATGAGAGTCCCTCCCTTGCTGAAAATGTGCAAGCTGATAGCTGGTAGGGAAACATACTGCTTCTTTTTCCACAGTATGATTAATTTGCCATCCTAACCTTCCAGCACTCTTAATGTGAAAGGAGTAAGGTCAAAGGCCAGCAGAGGGCGAGTGAAGTTAACCAGTACCTTAGGGGTGTTTCTGGCGAGAGTTTGCCAGCAACTCCCTCAGTTGGCTCAGTTATCTGGCGAGAGTTTCTTGATAACTTAAACTTTGCTGGGTTCAAGGTAGTGCAAGTTGATAGTTCCTTACAGGTCAGCTGTGGTCAGTCACCACTatgagaagacagaagaaacacCAGCAACAAGCCAGGTGTCATCTGGGCCACTTGAGGGTTGGTGGCAGCTCTCAGAAGGCAGCTGCAAACACTTGGTTTTTTTGAAGAGGGAGCTGGTCTTGTCTGACGACTGTCCAGGCTCATCTGTATCTGCAATGTGGCCTGCACCTGATGGGACTCAGGGAATGAACTGGATCAGAAGGGGCATGAGGAGAAGCAGCCCCTGATCCTGTGAGTGTAGCCCTGGTGTTACACATCTGGTCTTCCAACACAGAATTCCATCCCTGTTTATATTTTCCAGAAGGTTTCAGGAGGCTCTATCACTTGGGTGATGGAGGGGGGTTTTGCCCAGGAATCCGGGCCGGGCAGACCGAGCCCTCAGGTTGTTGAGGCCGAGAGGTAACCATGGCAACCTGCAGGCTGCCTCCCGCCCTGCAGCCGGCAGAGAACTACAGCCCCCAGAAGGCTTTGCGGGAGGATGAAGGGGGTCGGGGACGGGGCCGCCCTGAAGAGAGGCTCTGCCCGCCGGTGTTCTGTTCGCATCGGCTACCGTGCTCGGCGGCACCTTCCCATCCCCTTTCTTCCACAGAGCGAGGGGGCTCTGCCGTTCTCCCTCCGGGGCTCTGCCAGGTGCGTGAAGCCCCCGGGGCGGCCTTTAGGTCCCAGCGCCCTTTGCGTGCCGCCACAACAAAGATGGCGGCGGGGCCGTGGAAGTAGGAGCCGGGCCGGCTCCGGGCGCTGGTTTTGAGCGGTGAGTGGGGAGCAGGGCTCCAGACCTCGTCCTCTCTTGGGGAGCGGTGAGACCGCACCTGAAGGCTGGGCCTAAGCAAGTGGGGGCTTCGGGGCTGGAGCAGActgaaggggaagggagggggggctCGGCCTGAagaagggaaggcagggaggagagCGTGGTGCTGGCGGGAGGGCGTGTGTGCCGCCTGGGTCTTGTTAGGCTTGAGCTGGGGTGGGATGAGAGGGTCCAGAGCCGAGTTATAATGTTAGAGATTCCCATCGCAGCTAAGGAACAGAGAGCCGGCGCTTGGAGGGGTTGTGGGATCTCATTTCACGTGGTTATTTGGCAGGTTATTGCTCTAACTTCATAGAATCCAGGCTGGGTttgtttggaagggaccttgaaaatCATCTGACTTCAGCCCCCCCTGCCGTGgccagggacatctcccacgacaccaggttgctccaagccctgttcagccaggccttcagcacttccaggcaTCCATatcctctctgggcagcctgggccagtgtttTACCACCTTCACAGTACTTTGTCTTGCTTTGTGGGGGCATTGGACTAGAGACATCATCCAGAGATTCTTCCTAATCTGTATTactatggaatttttttttttttaaggaagctGCTAGCAACAGCCCTGTGAGGAACCTGAAGTAAGGAGAAGCGAGGGAGGATTTGGCAGTGTCCTGCTGAAGTGTTTCTCAGTCAGTGAAATCGTCACTGTCCTCCTAGATAGGCACCTTTTTGTGGTGAACAGATGTATTTAGGGCATGCTGTTGTGTATAGAGATGAGGAAAATTGGAAGGGTTATAATCTTTATCTAGTAAAATGCTGAAATGTAGAAGGCCtaactggaaaaattaatgaaCACTCTGAGtttggaaaaaatgttaaagttGTGAAGCATGGGAACTGGGACCATTACAgggttttggaggttttttagGTCATCAGAGCTGCTTTCAAAGGAGCAAAACCTCATGTGAGGagatcaaaattatttatttcctgtcCATTCAGAAAGTTCACCAGACATATAAATTTATCTTGTGGGTGTTTGTAAGAGGATATGTATTGTATGAAGTTCTGAAGAATTATTATGGAGCAAACAGAATGTACACTGCCATGGTGCTTCATGGCTCTGAGCCTTCTGCCTAAAACCTTCTCATCTATGGAAAGGTCAAAACTCATCTTATTGGAATGCTGGTTTATACACAGTTTTAGGGGATGCCTGAAGAGCTACTGGTTGGTTGCATGGGGAGCTGTTGACTACATTTGGATTTTCACAAGACCTTCAGTAAGGTGTGCTGCTGAAGTCTATTAAAGAGTTAAGCTGACACAAGAGTAGAAAGTTGTTGCTTGATTAAATAATTAGCTACAAGTTGGGAAACAGAAGATCAGCAGTGAAGGAGGGTTGTGAAGGGGAGTTGATTTCCTGCTAGAGCCTGTGTTCTGCATGCCataaataggagaaaaaattgGTGAATGCTGAGGCAGTTACTTTTTCTTGTGAAATCAACACATGAATTTCTTTGGTGGAACAGGGATTTTGATCAGGTTGAGGGGCCTTATATACCTTTTCTGGAGCACTAGTTTATTTCAGGTGTTCAGAAGGacctctttattttattatgtgtGTGGTTTTGCTTATGTAAAATTCAGCTGTGATGTGTTTGATCTCAGTTAGGAGTCTATGCAGACCTGAGCTAACAGAAATACTTTTAggttttttcatccttttttcttaaatcagcGCATGCTTTTATATGGCTCCAGCATTCATTTTTAGAACGAACAGAATAGGATGAAAAAAGTTATAAACAAATTCTTCAGTCAAGGCTGAAAGGTTCATATCTGAGGATTAGGGGTGGGTGGATTCAATTGTGTTTTTATATTGAATagaatattttgtattttttttaaggactatTTTGCCTTCACAATGTTTGGGGACTTATTTGAAGAggatttttcctttatttcaaaCAATCATcatggaagagggaagaaatcAAAGCCCAGGGATTCTgagcctccagctcccagggatTTCACCAACCTAAGTGGTATCAAAAATCAGGGTGGGACCTGCTACCTCAATTCCCTTCTGCAGACTTTGCTTTTCACACCTGAATTTAGAGGTAATGTCTTTTCCACCTTCTTAGAGTAATGTTGGAGTTGATGCTTTACAGTGGCTTTGATTTCTAGTTATTTATTCAAGAAACACCACAAACAGGATTTCCTTTTCAGGAACAGGTTATTTTGCCTCAGTTACAGAACATTCAGAGCTCTCGGTCTGTAAAATTAGTATCATCACTTGTGCACAAAATGTAAGTATTGTAAACATGACCTTTTATTCCAGGGAGAAAATGTACAGCTTGTGAAAATAAGAGAGATTACTGCTGTCCATGAAGTgtcattcatttttaaatgcagactCTACAATTGCttaaaaaataggtattttgACATCTGAACACCTTTATCCTTATGTGTGCTTTATTGTTATAGCTTGAGCCAGGTGTAAGGATGGGTGATGTTCAAAGGAATACCATCATAATGCTTGGCTGTTAAAGTACAATAAATCTTTAAAGAGGAgactatcttttttttaaataggcatttttctttttgatcaCAGAAGCACTGTTCTCACTAGGACCTGAAGAACTTGGCACTCTGGATGATAGCAGTAAACCAGATGCAAAGGTATTTAAAATTTCCTTATCATTGGGCACGGCTGAATGGTCATTTAGAGGAATATTGCTT
The nucleotide sequence above comes from Heliangelus exortis chromosome 6, bHelExo1.hap1, whole genome shotgun sequence. Encoded proteins:
- the LOC139797585 gene encoding UDP-glucuronosyltransferase 1A8-like isoform X3, which encodes MTSQLCCAWIFILLLPGLTDGGKLLVVPMVGSHWLSLQQVVEKLSERGHEVVVVMPEVSWKMEASQAYTVKTYPVTQTLEELDNAFEEYAAAHLKGRPFPLNILELYNVSGHVFSTFFVQCKDLFNSRETLQYLNQSGFDAILTDPVFMCGPILAHYLSLPIVFFMRGFPCSLHYEAPQCPNPLPYVPRLFTFNSDQMTFFQRVENALVAFLELGYCNGFYADAIKFSSELLQRDMSLMDLLNIASVWLLRFDFVFEYVRPIMPNMIFVGGINCAQKKPLNKEFEEIVDASGEHGIVVFSLGSMVSDIPIKQAREIADALATIPQTVLWRYTGKVPPNLPKNVKLVKWLPQNDLLAHPKTRAFITHGGSHGIYEGICNAVPMVLMPLFGDQMDNAKRVESRGAGLTLNILEITSKDLSTALKAVINDKKYKENIQRLSDLHLDRPIHPLDLSVYWVEFVMRHKGAPHLRPAAHDLNWIQYHSLDVIAFLLAVVLLFLFISLKCCLFCCRRCCSKKGRTRKPNKPKSH